The proteins below come from a single Lineus longissimus chromosome 5, tnLinLong1.2, whole genome shotgun sequence genomic window:
- the LOC135488138 gene encoding calcipressin-2-like isoform X1, translating to MADELENDLTDQMNNVCLEDDIGDEGIDLDNPVTAEDLPSILIVTSVADGVFENEETKQYFERLFKEFDPDATFQYLKSFRRARVNFNSQMAALRARIQLDEMLIEGKKIKCFFAQPLNTGTNPQSRHLHPPKPEKQFLISPPASPPVGWEPVHEAQPIINYDIISAIANLAPGESHEIHPPSDNHPAIVVHVCEEPNNQLVFLGESHEIHPPSDNHPTIVFHVYEEPNNRLCFFRRVT from the exons ATGGCTGACGAGCTTGAAAATGATTTGACTGATCAGATGAACAATGTATGTCTGGAGGATGATATAGGTGATGAAGGCATTGACCTTGATAATCCTGTGACCGCAGAAGACCTGCCAAGTATTCTTATTGTAACAAGCGTGGCAGATGGGGTGTTTGAAAATGAGGAAACGAAG CAATACTTTGAAAGGCTTTTCAAAGAGTTTGATCCAGATGCAACTTTTCAGTATTTAAAAAGCTTTCGACGGGCAAGAGTGAATTTCAACTCTCAAATGGCAGCTCTGCGAGCGAGGATACAACTCGATGAGATGTTGATTGAGGGGAAAAAGATCAAGTGCTTTTTTGCTCAG CCTCTTAATACTGGTACCAACCCACAGAGTCGGCACCTTCACCCGCCGAAACCAGAGAAACAGTTCCTGATCTCACCACCAGCCTCGCCACCTGTCGGGTGGGAACCTGTACACGAGGCGCAACCTATTATCAATTACGATATCATATCGGCTATTGCAAACCTTGCTCCAG GCGAGTCACATGAGATTCATCCACCGTCAGACAATCATCCCGCCATTGTTGTTCATGTCTGCGAGGAACCAAATAACCAACTTGTTTTTTTAGGCGAGTCACATGAGATTCATCCACCGTCAGACAATCATCCCACCATTGTTTTTCATGTCTACGAGGAACCAAATAACCGACTTTGTTTTTTTAGGCGAGTCACATGA
- the LOC135488138 gene encoding calcipressin-1-like isoform X2 produces MADELENDLTDQMNNVCLEDDIGDEGIDLDNPVTAEDLPSILIVTSVADGVFENEETKQYFERLFKEFDPDATFQYLKSFRRARVNFNSQMAALRARIQLDEMLIEGKKIKCFFAQPLNTGTNPQSRHLHPPKPEKQFLISPPASPPVGWEPVHEAQPIINYDIISAIANLAPGESHEIHPPSDNHPAIVVHVCEEPNGLRRTVERPKNKIEQTKRPEMK; encoded by the exons ATGGCTGACGAGCTTGAAAATGATTTGACTGATCAGATGAACAATGTATGTCTGGAGGATGATATAGGTGATGAAGGCATTGACCTTGATAATCCTGTGACCGCAGAAGACCTGCCAAGTATTCTTATTGTAACAAGCGTGGCAGATGGGGTGTTTGAAAATGAGGAAACGAAG CAATACTTTGAAAGGCTTTTCAAAGAGTTTGATCCAGATGCAACTTTTCAGTATTTAAAAAGCTTTCGACGGGCAAGAGTGAATTTCAACTCTCAAATGGCAGCTCTGCGAGCGAGGATACAACTCGATGAGATGTTGATTGAGGGGAAAAAGATCAAGTGCTTTTTTGCTCAG CCTCTTAATACTGGTACCAACCCACAGAGTCGGCACCTTCACCCGCCGAAACCAGAGAAACAGTTCCTGATCTCACCACCAGCCTCGCCACCTGTCGGGTGGGAACCTGTACACGAGGCGCAACCTATTATCAATTACGATATCATATCGGCTATTGCAAACCTTGCTCCAG GCGAGTCACATGAGATTCATCCGCCGTCAGACAATCACCCCGCCATTGTTGTTCATGTCTGCGAGGAACCAAACGGTTTGAGACGAACAGTGGAACGACCGAAGAATAAAATAGAGCAGACGAAACGGCCGGAGATGAAATAA